The genomic window CACATGATGGATAAGTTAACCACAAAAGAAAGGAAGATAGAGGATTAGCAACCATAACCAATGAAAACTTCTACTTATTTACTAGATAAAATGCAATATAGAAAGATCATACGACTCACTTGCATGTTCTCCCATATTGACATTGCCCATGGCCTAAGAATATAACATCCAGAAATGTCATAGtactcaatcatttcaccattgaCAACAACCTAAAAAAAGCCAAAATGAGTAtataataagatattaagatcCCAATTTAGTATAACAAGCACTAAATCATTGCATAATTGCTACAAAACATACCTCAGAGTACCATTCACCAAAATTCTCATCCTTGGTAAAGGAGAGACCCAAACCAGTTTCCTTCTTCACTTCCTTCTTTTTCCCTCCTACAACAACAAAGTATTCACAAACATAGAAACCACCATACCTTTATGCACtcattaataataaaaatctaaCCAAAACAAGCCCCAAAAGAAAACGTACCACCGCCAGCCTTTTTCTGCTCCCCTCCACCCTTTTTCTGCTCCCCTCCAGCCATATGTTCAACTTCAAGTAAAAACACacataaaaacataaaagtaGAAGAATTAGAAACAGTGTATCCCCATCAAGGCAAAATAAATTCACTACCCTAGTAATTACACATTGCTACAGTCTCAAGCATGCGGAAAAGATCTTATTCATTGGAGAATAAGTGTCTAGATTAGTGAATAAGCAATTATCCATTACTTTTACTGCGTTGACCGACTTTCAGATCAGAGATTTGGAAGTTATTTTTCCTGGAGTGTCCAAAAGGCAATGTTCTTTGACATTTTAAAGAAAGGGTACAAAGCATTCATGTCAAAACTCAAATGGGTAACCATAAAATcgttgaaaaaattaaaattgctcAAGAATTAAAAGGACAAGCCAAATTTTAGAAAGCTGGAAGTGGAAAtcgaaattaaaaagaaaaactgggaaaaaaaaagcaaaatgaaaatggaaagcAAAGGGGGAAAACGTGAAGTCTTACCAAAGAATGGTGGAAGATGGTTTGATTTGCTTTTTAGCTTATTCTCTATACACAGTGAAGAAATGAGAAGATAAAGAGACGGAAATAAAAAAAGATGGGCGGCGGGGGAGAAAGATGCTGATAAATTAGAGTGTAAAACCCTGGCTTTCGAGTTTGACTCACTGGGAAATGGGGAACCCGTTTAGCGGGTAAATTAAAGTCGTGGTCACTCGTTACGACTCACAACTGGACCAGCTCAGTAACTCGGGATACAGCCGCGGATTACGGGTCAGCGGCTCCTAAATCCCTAATAGCCTAATCtgtttctattatttatttcttgGGTTAATTTCACTTGCTCTCCTAAAACTATGgcctaaattttaaattgaatccttaaaatattaatatagtaTAAATTAAGTTCTTCGCAATTAGTTAGCATGCATATCGCTTGCTCAAATCTAATGTTGAACATATTGATGTGTTTACAACTTAGACAACTTGGATAaaacatgtttataatttttttaatacatcaGATTCAAATTATTCATGCAATAAGTACATacgaatttataatttaatttatttaatgccTATATTGATAATTAAGTTGAATAAAGGATCTTCATATAATACTAATACTTTAATAATTCAATTAGAATATCTTGAGATTTGGAAGCCAATTTAGAATTTAGACAGTAAATTGAGGTGTTTGGTAATTAGccctattaattttttattttatatatttaaatgctGGGGCAATATTGTTTATAACAATGTTCTCATAATCAAATAGGACCCAACTCcgaaataaaaatagattttttttgtttatttcaaatagtTGAGTTCGTCATCATGTTATAATCtatttttgtctttgaattttttaatattttattgaagaAGGCCAATTTCAGCCGACAAAATTCTTGTAAGAGGTCTAGTATTATTCTAGGCGGAGATTGTCTCCCTACTCTGTAGAGAATTGAGTGTTTAAAAAGGGTACTTAAAATATCGAGCGTGCATAATCACCCACAAAAAATACCTTTTACAATATATGTTATAAGATAAGGTAGAGTTTAAATCTGACAAAGTATAATCACACCAGTATGATTTTGTCTTTTCAGACATCTAATAAAACTCTCGATGATCTGGCTTTTCAACCATCCCACTTTTGACTtaaatacaaattttttaaatgatttaatgttttataacttttttaaattgaataatcaAAATACCCGTGCGTATAATCTGTCTTTTCAAGCATCCAATAAAACACTCCCACTTTAACTTAAAtataaacttttgaataatttaatgactaacgCCTAACCAAAAAGCTATTAGTTACTACTTCAAGGAGCCCTGAGATGAGATTAGCACAGTAAATTGATCACctacttttgttttattgtaaACTGCTTTTCAATTCtgcccaaaaaaaaattaattaacccaatatgaaattataaaacattaaaatttatattaaatataaaatctttTGAAGTTTTAATATAACAACAATAACAAAAACTTCCtgaacttaagaaaaaaaaatgctgcAGCAACCACAGGGATACCATTGGAAGAGACTTGGAAATAATGGCATTACAAATTGGACTCTTCACAAAAACATACAAAAATGgcataataatttgatataaaaatgacACCATGCACTGCTCTAACAAATCATTTTCagctaaaaaaatgaaagaacaaTTCTGAAACTTGTAACAGTTTACTATCAAGTATAGCTTATCCTTTCAAGTTCCTTTAACAAAAAGGGAAAtcttgtattaaaaaaaaaaactagaaaagggaaaaaattgattaggaaaaaggaaaagatgaatgaGTTAGATTACATTCCTTCAACAGGgagaagaacaaaaagaaagagCAGAATGGTACCGAATAAATGATGATTGGATGCAACTCTCCGGGGACTCCTTTTTTGGAGGGATTTTAACTGCAAAAATACCTAAAACATCTCTTAGATTGGTTCCGGGGGCACTGCTTTTAAACCCCGAATCCATTCGCAGAAGCTCGGATCATCGAAATGTATAAAACTGCTTTTCAGTTTCGTCCGTTGTTCAATTGTCAGGGTTCGAAGCTGAGGAAATCTTGCCTCCTGCAATAGTATCATGGATGGTTAATACCGAAATGTTTCCAAAAATGCACAAGATCCTTGTTTTTTCTCTCTTACCTGCTCGTAAGGAGGATCCTTGTTTGCTGGTATGAGCCGAGAAACAAAATATCGAGCCTGAGAGCTGCCCTCCTGAAATGAAATAGGATCATTAGGTTCTTTTCTGTCAATGGCTAACAAAATAAAGACACAACAATGCAAAGCTAATAGAAAGTTGGGATCAATCAAGGAAAAAAAACCTTGAATGCCAGGATCCGAGGTGCTGGAAATCGTAACTCCGTGAGCTCTTCAGCCAATGTTCTACAAGCTGCCAAAGCTGCTGCACTTCTTCCTTCATCAGCTGCAAGTTCGGCACCCTGAAGCCAACAGTTGAAAGGAAGATGTTTAATAAGCCTAGCTTTTAAAGATGTTTCTATACAAAGTAACCTGGCCAACCTGTCTCCAGATATAAACATGCCATGTAAAACACATAGAGAATCAATGATATAAACATGGTCGATGGATGACATATCTGCGACCTTATTTACCTTGTGAATTTAGCAAAGCACAAATAACTTCTCAATTCAAACCCTACCCTTCAAACTAAATATGTTAACAGATGTCTATTCGATCACATAGCAAAAATGGACCCTGTATAGGACAGTCTGTGCATGCAGACTCCATAAATCAGAGATGACAACATAGAAGCAAAAGCAGCTAGAAATCAAATATAGCAGATATAGAGCATAAGAAAGCTAAAAGGTGGGTCGATTTACATACCAACCAAATGAAGACATCTGTACCATGGTCTAGAACAACAGCTGTATCAGACTGCATGGCGAGATCATAAGTAGGCAATTCTTCGAAAGTGCCTCCTTCCCGGTGCATCAGACAACGAGGGGCAATCATGCGAAGAGAAAGATCAAAGGATGCATTCAAAAACAAATTCCGCAGTACAGACCTCTCATCTTCATGACCAACTATACTTCCCAACAGTGGGCCCTCCTAAGATGGAATAGAAGCTCTGGTAGTAAAGATATTTCTTTTGGGAACCGATAAAGCTTTGACTTTGGCACTTGAGACCCAAATTTTGAAGCAATATCTTTAACTCTCTCATCTATTGTTGTCTGCATATCAATTGCATCAGAATAACTTTTTGCTTGCAGCAGAGTCCTCTTGGCAATTATGACTGCAGCCACCTCATCTTGAACACTCTGAAGATAGGCCGAAACACTATCCACAGTTGGCAATCTGATAGTAATCACTCTAGCTATATCAGCTTGATAAACATTTGAGTATTGAATAGCAAACTGGAAAAATACGTAATCACTCttgatgtcatgtttattctgcaTCGATATTGAGAAGCACTGTGTTTCTTCAACACTCAGCATTTGAATAGAGACAGCCATATCATTTTTAAAGGTTTCATGGGTGTCTATATTTGCCTCTTCACCAGGACCCACAACCTGAGTAACAAGAATATCATCAGAACAACGTATCTCCAACAAACCATGGGAACTGGCAGCTCTGGCAGATGCCCTTTGTAAGTTTACACCAAAGGCTTCACCAAAGTCATCATGAAGAACCAACACACCTCCTGAAGCATTTGCAAGTGGCTGCAGCACAGGAACCCTTACAGGGCAAGTCCCAGCACAGAGAATGTCAACCACTATGTTATGTTGATGAGCCTCACGACCAAGTCGCTCCATCCATTTGATTGCTGTCTTTTCTCTATGAGGATAATTAGGGTGAGTATAAGAATGAGGGACAGACCCAGGACCATAAGTATTTGGTCCGCCAGCACAAATAATGATCCTGCTATTGCCACCTGGCCTTTTAACTACACCTCGAGACATATCTACAGATGGTCCTTGAATAATTGCCATAGCGACCTCAACAGCAGTACCCAAGCATCTATCTCTTGACACTTCTGGAACATTCAACTTGTATGGCCTCAATGAAGAGAATATTAGGTGTGCAACCTCTTTTGAAGCATGCATTGGCGACAAGTATATACCAGTTCCATAAATCAATCCTTTCAAGGTCTCCTGTGTTGGTGAAGTGCCACCAGGAATCACATCAGCAGACGCTATGGATTCCTCCGTAAAGTCATACACTGATACTGTGCTACCATACAAAATGATTCCTATTCTGGTTGTCGGTGGTACTGAATCGACAAAAGCATGCAAGGAGCTCTGTAAATGCTGAAGGTGTGCCTCATCTAAACATTCATCAATAACAAGAACAACCGGTGCGGAAGTTCTGGAATCAGTAACAGGTACAAAACTTGGCCTCTTATTCCCTGTTTGAATAAAATCAACCAAAGGTGACGACAGCTCAGGAAAATTACGGAGCTCTTCCTTGCTTGAAGCTATATATTCACCTTCACTTCCATTTAGATTCCGGCATATTACACACTGCCATTGGCCTGAGCCAATTAGTATGTTGGAATAAAGATTTGAATAAGCTCCACAATTATGGCATCGATGAGGATCACGGTGTATCACTTGAGGACCCGTTGAAGTTTCCCTCCCAGGAGAAACCAATACTCCGAAGCCTAAACTAGGTACATTTGCTAGCTTCTTGTGTTTCAACAACTAATATACAAAATAGATAGTAGAGGACAAGCAAATTATACATACAAATAGTGCACATAATTGCAAGATAAACAGActgtaaattttaataatatgtaCAAATCACAAAATCTGAAAAAAGAACATTGAGACTTAGGTACCAAAAGCACAGGAAACTGAGAACAATAAGATACCTTATGAGCTGAGAATAAAACGCATGGTGACTCTCCTGCGGGCATTGATTCCTCCGTAGCACCGGGAAGTTGCTGTTGAAGCTCAGCTGACCCATTCGGAAAATGGGGAGGTGAAGATGTGGGCAAAGACGAACCTGATGAGAAAGCCACCGGCTGGGGGGTCACAGGAGAGGTTCGGAAAGGCACAGCAGCAGGCCGGACAGGCGATGTAAATACAGGAGGGCCAGGAGGAGTACTCAGATGGGGAACAGGGCTTCCGGTTTTGACCCCATTTTCCGGTGATAGCATAATCGGATTCTTTATAGAAGGGGAAGCGATCTGATCTTGTTGTAAATTTGGAGGAGTGAATCTAGGTGCACCAGGTGAAATTGTGGGAGGAGCAGGAGTCATTGGACTCTTTTTATCAGTATTAGGTGCTCCGGGAGATGCTTGTGGCGGAGTAGCCATTGCAATTGAATTGAAAGCTTTCTCTTAATTGAATATCAAGAACGATGAAACAAAGGGACTAAAAACAAGTAACGCCCTACCAAATTCAAGCTTTTGCAAAAACTTCGATGCGgtgttcaccaaaagaaaaccaTAAAACCCCCATAAAACAAACAACAGCCAAGATTGGATTTCGAAGGGAacccaaaaaaacaaaacaaaacaaagcaaTTTGCAAGAATTCAATCAAGATTCAAGAATCCCCCACCCATAAAATTCACCTTCCAAATGAAGGAGCTTTGATCACTCAGCTCTCTATCTTACACCTCAATTCAAACTTCAATACAATACCTTTCTTCCAAAAtccaaaatctaaaattaaaaaaaagaacaacaCTGGAATATAATCTAGGGTTTTtaggaatataaaaaaaaattaaggagatTTCATACCTGATATGAGAGGAAAATGAGAAAGAAAGGAGAATCTTTTTCTTTGAATCATCATAGACTTGGAATCATAATaatcttttattctttttaatcaCTCACCCTTTGTTCCTCTATTTGTTGGGGTTTTAACCCCTATACCTCCCCTTTGAGATTTTTATTGTCTATAatcaaatttgatataattacttttaaataaatatttaatttataattatttttattttctatgatacagaattacatattttattgtttattatttacttaatttttgttaaaatatcaattttgtaaATCAAATCAGTGGTCGAATTAATCATGTCACTGATTCGTCAATCCTGTTAATAGAATAgatctaatttaaaaatatattaaaaatataaaaaaaatttgatttaattaatccGTATCAATTTTCAATCTAACCGATGTAAAACCACTCTCTATATTAATATCCCTACCTATCCGATTTAAACAACTAtcattcagtccaaaatccaaataataatatgATTAACTATTCTAGAATGCAGataatgaattttttaaactataaaagcatataggactaaattaaaattttaacctaataaaaaaaactaaaataataatttgcgTTCTTCCCCCGCTGGCTCGATCGCTTCTTTTGATTGGTTGACATGACGTGTTCTTAATTTAAACGACGCCGTCTATGTTTCCTACGTGTCAATTTATTGGCTCCTAGATTTCGTATTCACAAAATGGACTCTCTCATAATCCAACGGCtagtttacatattttgttttcTGCTTCAAGGAATAAAACGCTGCCGTTTGATTATAGCAACgcatttatttcctttttcttttttcggcCCACAAGTGTATCAATTTGGACATTTAAAGTACCgattagacctgtccatgggccgggccgggccccaAAAAATTTGGCCCGACTCTTAGGCTCGGGTCCGGCCTGGTCCGAAATATGAGCCTGAAATTTTGCCCAtacccggcccgggaaaaaataATAAGCCCGAGTCCGTCACggtttttaataaacacaaaaaaatattttaaaattaaaaaaaataaaaaaaaatatttttaaagtattttaaaattaaaaaataaaaataaaatatatatatatttattatattcgggccgggctgggcccaggccaaaaaagttgagcccgagcccggcccattttttaaacgggcctcatttttttgcccaaacccatatttcgggcctatatttttacccgaacccttcCATATTTCAGACGGGCcgttgggccgggccgggccgcctgGCCCATGGACAAGTCTAGTACCGATAGGAAAAAAAAGTCTCGACCATTGTTTCAAGAAgtgttaatattttaaattttaaagataaatacATGGGTAAGTATTTTGTACGATCATTAGGGCTGCGcaaaatttgattcgattcaaaaattttgataaaaaatttaaattttgaattaaatagttcgagttaatcgagttattctgatcaactcgaataaagaaatcaaattttttggtttaacttgaaaatgaattacacaatttaagttatctaaaaattcaaataagaaaATGCAAAACTACGtcttttttataaatgtttacaatttttaaagttaaaagtcaaaatcataaagttaaaagataaaactacgtcattttgggttaaataatatTTACCCATAAATCTTACTgtagttaaataatattatatttcgtCTACTAACTCAAAAACAATAACACAAGAAGCCACGTTATTCAAGTTTTAGGCTTGTGTTCTAGTTTGTTGGGTTATCTCAGGGGTTAGCCCAATCATAATTGGAGTCTCAttgtagaaaataaatttaaattacttTTGTTAAGAAATAAATCTCAAACTGTACATGTATTGATTTAATATGCAATTGGGCACTTGAAAATTGATTTGGTACaattatgtatatgaaaatttgattgtagTTCGAATGCAtgcataaattttttattttgattcaattgcatacatttaaaataaatatacctattttttatattgaatcaacataattatttgtatatatgcAATATCCAAATGTAAAATGACTATATCATTAATTCTTCTAgcaatttttagaaaattagatcatcttaaaatttcatgtataaaattgtacaaaaccgAAGTTTGTGTATAACAGTGCATCTTGaaccaaagttcatgtataattttgagatttattttttttaaaatattaactaagGATGCTCAAACGATTAGTTCAGTTAATGCCCGAATCGAACTATTATTATCCAAATTAATCGAAATTTTAAATCTTGTAACTGTTaatgaatcaaaattttttaaattgaatgaaaaaattggTTAATTCAGTTGGTTAACCAAattgatattaaaaaataaataaaatgacaattcttttttttaaaatttttagtacaataaaaaaaagagagacaaaaaaataacaaataatgcaataacaaatttaaattaaaaacataattacaaTGGAGTAATTTGTCATGATATTAAAAtgagaatgaaataaaaagtaacttttgtttttatattttcacaATATATTTTTTGACCCATTTAGTTTACAAGTCCATTTAATTTATGTACATTAGACTTTAGCTAGATAATACATGTTGagtttatatataatatgttGGGTTTGGGCTTATAGATATAACAAATAATTAGtcatgtttttattttggtcgctgaattatgaaaaattttaatttgattaataaatTATCCAAATTCGTTTTTTAAGTCAATGTGCGGTTAAGTCTGAAACGGCCATTATAAACTACATGAATGGTCACTTAACTATGAGAGTAATTTTGTTCTAGTcacccaattataaaaaaaaattattttagtcactaaagttttttaaattagattttttactCACCATGCCATTAAGTTGATAAGAAATTTATGTGGtctttttttattggtctaataaaaAATGTTGTCATTCAATTCTTGAAAAAGTCAATTTCTTGAGTAATGTGATTGTGAAGGAAGGTTTGAATTTTAGTCTGTGAAATGTTAGAATGAAGCTTTAACCACTTGTTCTATAAAGTTATTGATTTAAGTATAAAACAACTCGagtcaaaattaaaagaaataaaccaCTTTATTCGGAGTTTGGGCTTGTATTCCTGCTTCTTGGGTCATCTTATGAGTTATacttaggggtgttcattcggttaaccgactggttaaccgacccgaaattattataaccgaattaaccgacctttcaaaaattttaaccgttaaccgaaccgatttttttaaaaaaaatttaatcgaaccgaaatttttcggttaataaggtcggttaaccgaattaaccaaaaattatgtattttttatttttggttaaaaattacccgaattacccgaattaaccgaattaccgaaaaatacccgaattttttttattttttatttttaaaatttaaaaaatttataaattattaaagtaaattgggttttagactttagtaaattgggttgtcttttagttttagttttattggattgggtaattgggtaaactttagttttagttttattgggttgggtaattgagtttgggttgggttggataattttatttattaattttttcggttaaccgaaaattttcggttaactgaccggtttcgaaccgaattaaccgttaaccgaaaaatcataaaaaaaattaaccgacccccgaccgaaaaaattcggttaaccgaccgattaaccgaattcggtcggttaaccgaattttttcggttttacccgaattatgcacacccctaatTATACTATAacgaaaatttgaaataaaatagagaaaattgatTTGATGATAATTCTAGTTATATCTATAATTGCAacactttaaaattttgaatgtcTTTAGTAAAAGTATTtccaaacataaatagtaatttttctctaaaatttaaaatttatcaattgaCCAATGATACTAAAGTCAAAATTTGACATTGGAAAAAGGTACGAATAGTACAATTTtagtaaagattaaattaaagattCGTGAAAAGTAGACTAAAAatgcaaatttctcattttagaaAAAGGGACAAATATTTAagaattttctttttatgaaCGTGAGATGGTTGGATTTGAAAATTTGAGATATAGATTTTATTGAAAAGTGGTGAAAAGTATACGggctaaagtgcaattttactaaAAAGGTTTCGTTGTGATaccacaaataaataaaagtaataattatTTAGGACACATAAGTATGCCATGTGTCAAATAAACGGTTGATGGAAAAGGGTAAATaactattttacccttatgtCTTGAATATGACAAAAGATATCTTAAaaggtaatttagtcatttttatcattaaatattattttttaattttaaatagggTATTTACAGGAGGGATCCTCCTGTTCTGTAGTGTGACGTGATAGGTCGTTACAATGAATAATGGATATACTGATATAGATATAATTATCTTAAATTGTATGagattgttattattttctaatgaGGCCGACTACGTTTGAGGTCCTTTCAAAAGGTGCTAACAACATGTGTCTAAACTCTTGAAGGAATATAACAAAATTAATCCAAAAAGTTTGAagatttgaagtatttaatgtcgtTAAAGTCAAAATTCCCTTTCTAGAAGATGccattttattttatgaaatatatacatatattaaaaaaaaaggccGTGGATTCTCAAACTTACTGAAAGGTTGACGTTGAAAAAGGCAATCGGGTCGTGCACGGTGTGACAGCttatacaaataaattaatttagctGTCACATACCGCAATCCAATCCAAGTTGTAtcccatttaaataattaaatgccATCGTTTTCCTCTAGAATGTGGGATCAATGGATTTCATTTCTGCCATCAGCCATGACGCTTTCTCCACAACACCTTTACTACATAGCCTGCTTTCTCGACAGCAATGAAATCGTATTGTCTGCTGCTTCATGCTCCCTTTTTTATAGCTGTAATTTAGCGGAATTTGGGTCGAAAAATATGGTTGAATTGGATTCTGAAAAGATTGACTTGTGGGACCACATTGAAACACTAGAAGTAAAATTAACTCTTGGGTTCAAATACAGGAACCTGCCTCTAATACAGGGATTTATCAAGCAACTTTTAACCATaaatttattgtaaaattataaaatacattaGAACAAGAAAAATGCTGATTACTTTACAATAATTTTATGATTACataaaaaacaaacaatttaAGCAGCAGTTTATGAAGTAGAAGCACTCATATGAAGTGCAACCAAAGAAGCATAGAAACCATCTTTGATATTTATCAAAGTATCATgttttcctttctctacaatgaCACCATTTTTAACCACTGCAATCATATCTGCATTTTTAATAGTCGACAGCCGATGAGCAACTACCACCGTCGTGCGGTCCACCATGATTTTATCTAATGCATCCTGGACCACCCTCTCCGATTCGGCATCCAATGCGCTTGTTGCTTCGTCTAGGAGAAGTATCTTCGGACTTTTAACTATGGCTCGTGCAATGGCTACCCTTTGCTTTTGTCCACCTGATAATTGGACACCTCGTTCGCCTACTAATGTATCGTAACCCTGTATGATAATTGATTATAAAGTGATTGTATGAACCAATTGAGTTAAACCCGGATTTTATGATTGAGTTCTAACCTGTTGTAATGAACTTATGAACTTGTGAGCATTGGCTAACTCTGATGCAGCTAAGATTTCAGCCTCGGTTGCGTTTCCTCCCTTTCCGTATGCGATGTTAGCACGGATTGTTTCATTAAACAAAATAGGTTCTTGGCTAACAAGCCCCATTTGTTGCCTCAACCATTTCAATTGGAGTGTTTGGATTTCGACTCCATCGATAGTGATAC from Gossypium hirsutum isolate 1008001.06 chromosome D12, Gossypium_hirsutum_v2.1, whole genome shotgun sequence includes these protein-coding regions:
- the LOC107945988 gene encoding LOW QUALITY PROTEIN: protein transport protein SEC23 (The sequence of the model RefSeq protein was modified relative to this genomic sequence to represent the inferred CDS: inserted 1 base in 1 codon) encodes the protein MATPPQASPGAPNTDKKSPMTPAPPTISPGAPRFTPPNLQQDQIASPSIKNPIMLSPENGVKTGSPVPHLSTPPGPPVFTSPVRPAAVPFRTSPVTPQPVAFSSGSSLPTSSPPHFPNGSAELQQQLPGATEESMPAGESPCVLFSAHKLLKHKKLANVPSLGFGVLVSPGRETSTGPQVIHRDPHRCHNCGAYSNLYSNILIGSGQWQCVICRNLNGSEGEYIASSKEELRNFPELSSPLVDFIQTGNKRPSFVPVTDSRTSAPVVLVIDECLDEAHLQHLQSSLHAFVDSVPPTTRIGIILYGSTVSVYDFTEESIASADVIPGGTSPTQETLKGLIYGTGIYLSPMHASKEVAHLIFSSLRPYKLNVPEVSRDRCLGTAVEVAMAIIQGPSVDMSRGVVKRPGGNSRIIICAGGPNTYGPGSVPHSYTHPNYPHREKTAIKWMERLGREAHQHNIVVDILCAGTCPVRVPVLQPLANASGGVLVLHDDFGEAFGVNLQRASARAASSHGLLEIRCSDDILVTQVVGPGEEANIDTHETFKNDMAVSIQMLSVEETQCFSISMQNKHDIKSDYVFFQFAIQYSNVYQADIARVITIRLPTVDSVSAYLQSVQDEVAAVIIAKRTLLQAKSYSDAIDMQTTIDERVKDIASKFGSQVPKSKLYRFPKEISLLPELLFHLRXGPLLGSIVGHEDERSVLRNLFLNASFDLSLRMIAPRCLMHREGGTFEELPTYDLAMQSDTAVVLDHGTDVFIWLGAELAADEGRSAAALAACRTLAEELTELRFPAPRILAFKEGSSQARYFVSRLIPANKDPPYEQEARFPQLRTLTIEQRTKLKSSFIHFDDPSFCEWIRGLKAVPPEPI